Proteins found in one Pectobacterium atrosepticum genomic segment:
- a CDS encoding amino acid ABC transporter permease produces the protein MSYQWDFSAIWPYHQLLLEGLWGTIKIGATSILIGMLAGMVLAAMKMSPRLLLRLPAVMLIGFYRNTPAIVHFFWIYYALPVITPLTFSPFTAAVIALSAQSGAFYAEVYRGAISSIHPGQWEGAKALGMPQSTALRRVILPQALRRMIPPFIERSFELIKSTSLASSLAYSELLYQAMQLNSQTYRPLEVYSLVAVMYFTLLLLISLFSQHIEKRLSLADRRLA, from the coding sequence ATGTCATATCAGTGGGATTTTTCTGCCATCTGGCCTTACCACCAACTGCTGTTGGAGGGGCTATGGGGAACGATAAAGATCGGTGCCACCAGCATCCTGATCGGAATGCTGGCAGGCATGGTGCTCGCCGCGATGAAAATGTCGCCTCGGTTGTTATTGCGCTTGCCCGCCGTGATGTTGATTGGCTTCTATCGTAATACGCCCGCGATTGTGCATTTTTTCTGGATTTACTACGCCCTGCCCGTTATTACGCCCTTAACGTTTTCACCTTTCACCGCCGCCGTCATCGCGCTGTCGGCACAGTCCGGTGCCTTCTATGCTGAGGTCTATCGTGGAGCGATTTCTTCGATTCACCCAGGGCAATGGGAAGGAGCAAAAGCGCTGGGCATGCCGCAATCGACGGCATTGCGACGGGTCATTCTCCCGCAGGCCTTGCGCAGAATGATCCCGCCTTTTATTGAGCGTTCGTTTGAACTCATCAAATCCACCTCGCTGGCTTCCTCACTGGCCTATAGCGAACTGCTTTATCAGGCGATGCAGCTAAACAGCCAAACTTACCGACCGCTCGAAGTCTACAGTCTAGTGGCCGTGATGTATTTCACTCTGCTGCTGCTGATTAGCCTGTTCAGTCAACATATTGAGAAACGGCTGTCGCTGGCAGACCGTCGGCTCGCCTAA